One Rhinoraja longicauda isolate Sanriku21f chromosome 44, sRhiLon1.1, whole genome shotgun sequence DNA segment encodes these proteins:
- the LOC144612339 gene encoding cingulin-like: MEGHVEQSAADNQAPVDYGVQIRFIDNLQDTRKIKKPKKNLGKSGTYGVVVRVQGISGQPFVVLNNSEGALSAPGASGRTDGVKDAVHEGNGDAIPGAHTRRTGARATEFEMPENPYGDAPPSSADSRGASSDEETGARCYAKVCDSGARAQINAGSLRPAGGDGRSSLPRRKPSAHQEEQLRKVHSYGSLLISDDVEFSGEAGPSYQYLPEERAGFRVPSPAVSANGERSVNNLNERSRGSSDHKHPEKPWPNAGYNPTNAMQPVAKASSVTDISLKSGDTIEIDTKPLSSVDSLISKFDGKGGQQRGRTGRHNRISPEERRRSRSLDGRRPQPSGAGLDARREVETNRGYETSGSQKPYRSSDIMDVGKDFQPARVLETKPVAVTKESLSPIHFTSQSYSLDKAYTTGFLNKEQGLLPAFSTSSLPRKWNQNQMEIEPIVEMNHTAAVFAEQNKEPTMGHYGFHPSLVICHRPRFVPAFTYVQFPSSAFILRKGSA, translated from the exons ATGGAAGGCCACGTCGAGCAGAGTGCAGCGGACAATCAGGCACCGGTGGACTACGGGGTCCAAATACGGTTCATAGACAACCTCCAGGACACCCGCAAAATCAAGAAACCCAAGAAGAATTTGGGCAAGTCGGGAACCTACGGTGTGGTGGTGAGAGTCCAGGGCATTTCAGGCCAGCCGTTTGTGGTATTGAATAACAGCGAAGGGGCGTTATCGGCGCCTGGAGCCTCTGGCAGGACGGATGGCGTTAAGGACGCCGTGCACGAAGGGAACGGCGACGCCATCCCGGGCGCACATACCCGGAGAACGGGCGCCAGGGCGACGGAGTTTGAAATGCCCGAAAACCCTTACGGAGACGCGCCACCATCCAGCGCTGATTCCCGGGGCGCCAGCTCTGACGAGGAAACTGGCGCCAGGTGTTACGCAAAGGTCTGCGACTCCGGCGCGCGCGCGCAAATCAACGCGGGCTCCCTTCGGCCCGCGGGCGGCGACGGCCGCTCGTCCTTGCCCCGCAGGAAGCCGAGCGCCCACCAGGAGGAGCAGTTGAGAAAGGTCCACTCCTACGGGTCTTTGCTCATTTCCGATGACGTGGAGTTCTCCGGAGAAGCCGGGCCCAGCTACCAGTATTTGCCCGAAGAAAGGGCGGGCTTCAGGGTCCCAAGTCCCGCTGTTTCGGCCAACGGTGAGAGATCGGTGAACAATCTGAATGAGAGAAGTCGGGGGAGCTCGGATCACAAGCACCCGGAAAAGCCGTGGCCTAACGCCGGATATAATCCCACAAACGCGATGCAGCCCGTGGCCAAAGCTTCCTCCGTCACTGATATCTCATTGAAGTCAggcgacaccattgagatagacaCCAAGCCTCTGTCTTCTGTGGATTCCCTGATCAGTAAATTCGACGGCAAAGGGGGGCAGCAGAGGGGAAGGACAGGCAGGCACAATCGGATTTCGCCCGAAGAACGCAGACGGTCACGGAGCCTCGATGGCAGAAGACCGCAGCCCTCCGGCGCTGGGCTGGACGCGAGGAGAGAAGTCGAGACTAACCGTGGATACGAGACCAGCGGCAGCCAAAAGCCGTACCGGTCCAGTGACATAATGGATGTCGGTAAAGACTTCCAACCTGCCAGGGTCTTGGAAACCAAGCCTGTGGCGGTTACGAAGGAGTCCCTCTCTCCGATCCATTTCACATCTCAGTCTTACAGTTTGGATAAAGCATACACCACTGGATTTCTGAACAAAGAACAAGGGCTCCTTCCGGCCTTCAGTACGTCCAGCCTCCCTAGGAAGTGGAACCAGAACCAAATGGAGATTGAGCCCATCGTTGAGATGAATCATACAGCTGCCGTCTTTGCTGAACAGAATAAGGAG ccaacaatgggccattatggcttTCACCCCTCCTTGGTCATCTGTCACCGGCCCCGATTTGTTCCGGCCTTTACCTACGTCCAGTTCCCCTCCTCTGCTTTCATTCTGAGGAAGGGAtctgcctga